From Streptomyces sp. Edi4, one genomic window encodes:
- the mtnA gene encoding S-methyl-5-thioribose-1-phosphate isomerase: MADQDVRTTMGSAPSGIPSLRWDEPPEGPVLVLLDQTRLPAEEVELVCTDVPALVRAIQTLAVRGAPLLGLAGAYGVALAAARGYDVDEAAAHLAGARPTAVNLEYGVRLATRAYRAAVEKGAEPAEAGAAALAAAKELHRLDAEGSAAMARHGLALLDELLPGGSHRVLTHCNTGRLVSGGEGTAFAVALAAHRAGRLRRLWVDETRPLLQGARLTAYEAAGSGMAYSLLSDNAAGSLFAAGEVDAVLIGADRIAADGSVANKVGSYPLAVLAKYHHVPFIVVAPVTTVDLNTPDGASIEVEQRPGQEVTEFTAPQIPGGGWGSGSGLPVAPLGTQAYNPAFDVTPPELVTAIVTEEGVLSPVTGGGLRELCARSRQVTIS; encoded by the coding sequence ATGGCTGATCAGGACGTGCGAACGACCATGGGGTCCGCTCCCTCGGGAATACCTTCGCTGCGCTGGGACGAGCCGCCGGAGGGCCCGGTGCTGGTTCTGCTGGACCAGACCCGGCTGCCCGCCGAGGAGGTGGAACTGGTCTGTACGGATGTGCCGGCGCTCGTGCGGGCCATCCAGACACTGGCGGTGCGCGGAGCCCCGCTGCTCGGCCTCGCCGGGGCCTACGGGGTGGCGCTGGCCGCGGCGCGCGGGTACGACGTGGACGAGGCCGCGGCGCACCTCGCCGGGGCGCGGCCCACCGCGGTCAACCTCGAGTACGGGGTGCGGCTGGCGACCAGGGCGTACCGGGCAGCGGTGGAGAAGGGCGCGGAACCGGCGGAGGCGGGGGCGGCGGCGCTGGCCGCGGCCAAGGAGCTGCACCGGCTGGACGCCGAGGGCAGTGCGGCCATGGCCCGGCACGGGCTCGCGCTGCTCGACGAGCTGCTGCCGGGCGGCAGCCATCGCGTCCTCACGCACTGCAACACCGGGCGTCTGGTCTCCGGCGGTGAGGGCACCGCGTTCGCGGTCGCGCTGGCCGCGCACCGGGCGGGCCGTCTGCGGCGGCTGTGGGTCGACGAGACGCGGCCGCTGTTGCAGGGGGCGCGGCTGACGGCGTACGAGGCGGCCGGCAGCGGGATGGCGTACAGCCTGCTGAGTGACAACGCCGCCGGCTCGCTGTTCGCGGCCGGGGAGGTGGATGCTGTCCTCATCGGCGCCGATCGCATCGCCGCCGACGGCTCGGTGGCCAACAAGGTGGGAAGCTATCCCCTCGCCGTGCTGGCCAAATACCACCATGTGCCGTTCATCGTGGTCGCGCCGGTCACCACGGTGGATCTGAACACCCCCGACGGCGCATCCATCGAGGTCGAGCAGCGTCCCGGCCAGGAGGTGACAGAGTTCACTGCCCCGCAGATCCCAGGGGGCGGCTGGGGGTCCGGTTCCGGGCTCCCGGTGGCACCGCTGGGGACGCAGGCGTACAACCCCGCCTTCGATGTGACACCGCCGGAACTGGTCACGGCGATCGTCACAGAGGAGGGTGTCCTGTCCCCGGTGACAGGCGGCGGGCTGAGGGAGCTGTGTGCCAGGTCACGCCAGGTAACGATTAGCTAA
- the mtrB gene encoding MtrAB system histidine kinase MtrB produces the protein MTQVAGRKTSWGGRLLQDGAPGGPVLRLVVRWLRRPLLPAARLWRRNIQLRVVATTLLMSLGVVLLLGFVVIGAVRNGLLETKEKAAESQSAGGFAVAKDKAGTPVSSGADDSAPGGRGSGSSVSWRNDLVTQLASSGQGAFYVVALGSASSDSASSNRGPRASGFVDPRASVPQALRDDVDGGTGAFKTYTSIKFTDGQEAEPGLVVGTRLKDVDGQSYQLYYLFPLVQEEKSLTLVKTTLATAGLFVVVLLGAIAWLVVRQVVTPVRMAAGVAERLSTGVLRERMKVTGEDDIARLGEAFNKMAQNLQLKINQLEELSRMQRRFVSDVSHELRTPLTTVRMAADVIHEARADFDPVTARSAELLAGQLDRFESLLADLLEISRFDAGAAALEAEPIDLREVVRRVIEGAEPLAQCKGTRIRVSGDEQPVVAEADARRVERVLRNLVVNAVEHGEGRDVVVRLAAASGAVAVAVRDYGVGLKPGEATRVFNRFWRADPARARTTGGTGLGLSIAVEDARLHGGWLQAWGEPGGGSQFRLTLPRTADEPLRGSPIPLEPEDSRAARERAKAEAAAGQAQGNRLSTVPTPRVDRSTLPVPPTAPARPRTSGPAASPAGLPGGGGGRVVTRLGDAEQGARAGTERGEGMAGPERFAEATDQEGSARGR, from the coding sequence ATGACCCAAGTGGCTGGGCGCAAGACGTCCTGGGGCGGCCGGTTGCTCCAGGACGGAGCGCCCGGCGGTCCGGTGCTGCGGCTCGTCGTGCGCTGGCTGCGGCGCCCGCTGCTGCCCGCCGCGCGGCTGTGGCGGCGCAACATCCAGCTCCGCGTGGTCGCGACCACGCTGCTGATGTCGCTCGGCGTGGTGCTGCTGCTCGGCTTCGTGGTCATCGGCGCGGTGCGCAACGGCCTTCTTGAGACCAAGGAGAAGGCCGCCGAGAGCCAGTCCGCCGGAGGATTCGCGGTGGCGAAGGACAAGGCGGGCACGCCCGTCTCGTCCGGCGCCGACGACTCCGCCCCGGGCGGGCGCGGCTCCGGTTCATCGGTGAGCTGGCGCAACGATCTGGTCACCCAGCTCGCCAGCAGTGGCCAGGGCGCGTTCTACGTCGTCGCCCTCGGCTCGGCGTCCTCCGACTCGGCGTCCAGCAACCGGGGGCCGCGCGCCTCCGGGTTCGTCGATCCCCGGGCGAGCGTGCCGCAGGCCCTGCGGGACGATGTCGACGGGGGCACCGGCGCGTTCAAGACGTACACCTCGATCAAGTTCACCGACGGCCAGGAGGCCGAGCCCGGGCTCGTGGTGGGGACCCGGCTCAAGGACGTCGACGGGCAGTCCTATCAGCTGTACTACCTCTTCCCGCTGGTGCAGGAGGAGAAGTCGCTCACCCTGGTCAAGACGACCCTGGCGACCGCCGGGCTGTTCGTCGTCGTCCTGCTCGGGGCGATCGCCTGGCTCGTGGTGCGCCAGGTGGTGACGCCGGTGCGGATGGCGGCGGGGGTGGCCGAACGGCTGTCCACCGGCGTCCTCAGAGAGCGCATGAAGGTCACGGGCGAGGACGACATCGCCCGCCTCGGCGAGGCCTTCAACAAGATGGCGCAGAACCTCCAGCTCAAGATCAACCAGCTGGAGGAGCTGTCGCGGATGCAGCGCCGGTTCGTGTCCGACGTCTCCCACGAGCTGCGCACCCCGTTGACGACCGTACGGATGGCGGCCGACGTCATCCATGAGGCCCGGGCCGACTTCGACCCGGTCACGGCGCGCTCGGCGGAGCTGCTGGCGGGGCAGCTCGACCGGTTCGAGTCGCTGCTCGCCGACCTCCTGGAGATCAGCCGGTTCGACGCGGGCGCGGCGGCCCTCGAGGCCGAGCCGATAGACCTGCGGGAAGTCGTACGCCGGGTGATCGAGGGCGCCGAGCCGCTGGCCCAGTGCAAGGGCACCCGGATACGCGTGTCCGGCGACGAGCAGCCCGTGGTGGCCGAGGCCGATGCCCGCCGCGTCGAGCGGGTGCTGCGCAACCTGGTGGTCAACGCCGTGGAGCACGGCGAGGGCAGGGACGTCGTGGTGCGCCTCGCGGCGGCCTCGGGCGCCGTCGCGGTGGCGGTGCGGGACTACGGTGTGGGGCTCAAGCCCGGCGAGGCGACCCGCGTGTTCAACCGCTTCTGGCGGGCCGACCCGGCCCGCGCCCGCACCACCGGCGGTACCGGCCTCGGCCTGTCGATCGCCGTCGAGGACGCGCGGCTGCACGGCGGCTGGCTCCAGGCCTGGGGCGAGCCGGGCGGAGGCTCCCAGTTCCGTCTGACGCTGCCGCGTACCGCCGATGAGCCGCTGCGCGGATCGCCCATACCGCTGGAGCCTGAGGACTCACGGGCCGCCCGTGAGCGCGCCAAGGCCGAGGCGGCGGCCGGTCAGGCACAGGGCAACCGGCTCTCCACCGTCCCGACGCCGCGCGTGGACCGTTCGACGCTGCCCGTGCCGCCCACGGCCCCTGCGCGCCCGCGCACCTCGGGTCCGGCCGCGAGCCCTGCGGGGCTGCCAGGAGGCGGCGGGGGCCGGGTGGTGACGCGGCTGGGTGACGCCGAGCAGGGCGCGCGGGCGGGCACCGAGCGCGGCGAGGGCATGGCGGGCCCCGAACGGTTCGCCGAAGCGACTGACCAGGAGGGATCGGCCCGTGGGCGCTGA
- the mtrA gene encoding two-component system response regulator MtrA — translation MMTFMKGRVLVVDDDTALAEMLGIVLRGEGFEPSFVADGDKALAAFRDAKPDLVLLDLMLPGRDGIEVCRLIRAESGVPIVMLTAKSDTVDVVVGLESGADDYIVKPFKPKELVARIRARLRRSEEPAPEQLAIGDLVIDVAGHSVKRDGQSIALTPLEFDLLVALARKPWQVFTREVLLEQVWGYRHAADTRLVNVHVQRLRSKVEKDPERPEIVVTVRGVGYKAGPS, via the coding sequence ATGATGACGTTTATGAAGGGACGCGTCCTTGTCGTCGACGACGACACCGCACTGGCCGAGATGCTCGGCATTGTGTTGCGTGGAGAAGGTTTTGAGCCGTCGTTCGTAGCGGATGGCGACAAGGCACTGGCGGCATTCCGTGACGCCAAGCCCGACCTGGTGCTGCTCGATCTCATGCTGCCCGGACGGGACGGCATCGAGGTGTGCAGGCTGATCAGGGCCGAGTCGGGTGTGCCGATCGTCATGCTCACCGCCAAGAGCGACACCGTGGACGTGGTGGTCGGCCTGGAGTCCGGGGCCGACGACTACATCGTCAAGCCGTTCAAGCCCAAGGAACTGGTCGCCCGGATCCGGGCGAGGCTGCGCAGGTCTGAGGAGCCCGCGCCGGAGCAGCTCGCCATCGGCGATCTGGTGATCGACGTGGCCGGACACTCGGTGAAGCGGGACGGGCAGTCGATCGCGCTGACCCCGCTGGAGTTCGACCTGCTGGTCGCACTGGCTCGCAAGCCGTGGCAGGTGTTCACTCGTGAAGTACTCCTCGAACAGGTCTGGGGGTACCGCCACGCGGCGGACACCCGCCTGGTCAATGTGCATGTCCAGCGGCTGCGCTCGAAGGTCGAGAAGGACCCCGAGCGGCCGGAGATCGTGGTGACCGTCCGTGGCGTCGGTTACAAGGCAGGACCGAGCTGA
- a CDS encoding glycerophosphoryl diester phosphodiesterase membrane domain-containing protein — MNDSPGWASPGSAPSDGDNSGTSPAPEPSERAHASSKWSQDQPPAAPWSSPGPGQNPPPPAPGWNGPPTGHGGWGRIPGQPPGGNWNHNYGRPPAAKPGVIPLRPLGVGEILDGAVSAARAHWRTVVGLTLAVAVVSQTAQLLTTRFILPAPATVDPNATGAEAINQAFDAMQSSLLALMPSVVIGQLATMLTTAVLALVVSRSVLGRSVTPGALWAEARPRLLSLFGLVGLLTLLFTAISAVGILPGALLGGGGGAALTALGGLAACVVTLWLYIRYILAGPALMLERQGIVQALRRSAKLTSNSWWRVLGITLLALLLTVIVAMIIELPFGVLAMAVDSTSFGDVINGTAPDFGWAYLIISGIGGVIASAITYPLFGGVTALLYIDQRIRREALDLELARAAGVPGHETPRS; from the coding sequence GTGAATGACTCTCCGGGCTGGGCCTCGCCCGGATCGGCCCCCTCCGACGGCGACAATTCCGGGACCTCTCCGGCGCCCGAACCGTCCGAGCGGGCCCACGCCTCCTCGAAGTGGTCCCAGGACCAGCCGCCGGCCGCCCCGTGGTCCTCGCCGGGTCCCGGCCAGAACCCGCCCCCGCCCGCACCGGGCTGGAATGGCCCGCCTACCGGCCACGGCGGCTGGGGCCGGATCCCGGGACAGCCGCCCGGCGGCAACTGGAACCACAACTACGGCCGCCCGCCCGCGGCCAAGCCGGGCGTGATCCCGCTGCGCCCGCTGGGCGTCGGCGAAATCCTCGACGGCGCGGTTTCCGCCGCACGCGCCCATTGGCGCACCGTCGTCGGTCTGACGCTGGCGGTCGCGGTGGTCTCCCAGACCGCCCAGCTCCTCACCACGCGTTTCATCCTGCCGGCGCCCGCCACGGTCGACCCGAACGCCACCGGCGCCGAGGCCATCAACCAGGCCTTCGACGCGATGCAGTCCAGCCTCCTCGCGCTCATGCCATCGGTGGTCATCGGTCAGCTCGCCACCATGCTGACGACCGCCGTCCTGGCCCTGGTGGTCAGCCGCTCCGTCCTGGGCCGCTCCGTGACGCCGGGCGCCCTCTGGGCCGAGGCCCGCCCGCGCCTGCTCAGCCTGTTCGGCCTGGTGGGCCTGTTGACCCTCCTGTTCACCGCGATCTCCGCCGTCGGCATCCTGCCCGGGGCGCTCCTTGGCGGGGGCGGCGGCGCCGCGCTCACCGCGCTCGGCGGACTCGCCGCGTGCGTGGTCACCCTCTGGCTGTACATCCGCTACATCCTCGCCGGCCCGGCGCTGATGCTGGAGCGGCAGGGCATCGTCCAGGCGCTGCGCCGGTCCGCCAAGCTGACCAGTAACTCCTGGTGGCGCGTCCTTGGCATCACCCTGCTCGCGCTGCTCCTCACGGTGATCGTCGCGATGATCATCGAGCTGCCCTTCGGCGTGCTGGCGATGGCCGTGGACAGCACCTCCTTCGGCGACGTCATCAACGGCACCGCCCCCGACTTCGGATGGGCCTACCTGATCATCTCCGGCATCGGGGGCGTGATCGCGTCGGCGATCACCTACCCCCTCTTCGGCGGCGTCACCGCGCTGCTCTACATCGACCAGCGCATCCGCCGCGAGGCGCTCGACCTCGAACTGGCCCGCGCCGCAGGCGTTCCCGGCCACGAAACACCCAGGAGCTGA